A window of Methanobrevibacter sp. genomic DNA:
GTGCTTTGTGAGGAATTTCCTTTAAAATAAACAATTAGATTTATAAAAGACTATTTTCATTAAAGTATTATATTTGAAAGGTGTATTTATGGAGCAATTGGAAAAGGGATACGATTATTTGAAGGAAAACAGCTATTTCTTTGGGGAAGTGCCTAATAAAAGGGCTTTGGAGATAGCAGATTATAAGTTCTTTTGGGACACTTCAGATGAGTTGGCTCCCTTTGGATGTGAAGAGGCATATGTTGCCTTTTGTGAATTGGCCAACTGGCTAATTGATTTTCCAAACACTCCAATAATTGAATGTTTCATGTGGATTCTGGAATCTTGGGACTTGGAATTGGAGGATTTCAATGATGATATAATTGAAAGCGAAAGAATCTTAAGGATAATTCAAGATATGGATTTCTATGAAGAGCTGATGACTTTGGACTATACAATAATCAGCACTGGCTTCGGACAGTTGATCATTCAAGGAAAAATAGACGGGGATGTTAAGAATATCATTCAATTGTCTATTTTACGTCAAATGAACTCCCATGTTTTAGATGCCTTTTTGGGAAACAATGAACAATGGAAATATGAAAGATACCTGTATTTGCAAAAGCTTTTGGAGATATTGGAAGAGGCTTAGAAAATCAATCTTCTTAATTCTTCTTTTATTTGATTCCTTATTCTTCAAAACTTTTCTGGGTTAATTCATATAGAAAATATTTATAAATGTTAAAGAATAAAATATATATGGTTTATAACTATGTTAAAAAATGGTTTAATGTTGATTAAGCTATTTTCTAAAAATCATTTTTATTTAAAACTATACTTAAAAGCTACACAAAATAATTTTTTAAAAGGAGATTTATATGACTTGTAGTATATTAGTCGGAGGAGCTTGGGGAGATGAAGGTAAAGGAAAATGCATCACTTACCTTTGTGACAAGGATAAGCCAAGCATCATTGCCCGTGCAGGTGTCGGACCAAATGCAGGGCATTCAGTAGAATTCAATGGAGAGAAATACGGTTTAAGATTAACTCCATCTGGTTTTGTGCATAAGGATGCCAAACTCATGATTGGTGCAGGTGTTTTAGTCAATCCTGATGTATTATTCAAGGAATTTGAAGACTTGAAGAAATATGATGTAAAGGAAAGAATGTCTGTTGATCCAAGATGTGCAATTATTAATGATGATCACATATCAAGAGATAAAAGTTCCGAACACTTAGCTAAAAAAATTGGAAGTACAGGTTCCGGTTGCGGTCCTGCCAATTCAGACCGTGTAATGAGAAATATCTCTCTTGCAAAGGACATTCCTGAACTTGAAGATTATATTGCTGACGTATCCATTGCTTGCAATGATGCAATTGAAAATGGAGATGATGTATTCATAGAAGGTTCTCAAGGATTCGCCCTTTCACTTTATTATGGGTCATATCCCTTTGTAACAAGTAAGGACACTACAGCTTCAACATTTGCCGCTGATGTCGGTGTGGGACCAACTAAAGTGGATGAAGTGATCAATGTATTCAAATCCTATATCTCCCGTGTTGGAGAAGGTCCTTTCCCAACAGAAATGACTCAAGAGGAAGCTGAAAGCAAAGGTCTTGAGGAATATGGTGTTGTAACCGGAAGACGTAGAAGAATTGGCTACTTTGATATGGAACTTGCTAAGGAATCATGCAGAATCAATGGTGCCACTCAAATAGCTTTAACTTGTGTGGATAAGCTTTTTGACTGTGCACGTGTTCAAGATTATGGTCAATTGTCAGCTGAAACCAAAGCCTTCATTTCAGAAATAGAACAGGAAACCGGTGTGCCAGTAACCATCATATCTACTGGACCAGACTTAAAGGACACTATTGACTTAAGAAAAGAATTGTTATAATTCTTTTCCAATTTTTCTTTTTTTAGTCTTTTTATAATTTTTCTTTTTTTAAATTAACTAATTCTTTTTTAAGATTGATTTTACTTTTCTTATTGGTTTTGTCATTTTCCAAGAATTGGAATTTAAAAAACTTTTTATTTCTTTATCCTTTTTCTTAATCTCTTTCTCTTTCTTTTTAATTTCCGCATTCTTTAAATCAATCTCTTTTTGCAATTTGTCATTTTTTTCAATATTCTCTATAGATTTGATTTTAGATTTTGTGTAAGGCGGACGGTTTGGGCGTTTGATTATATATCTTAAAAAATTACATTCCCATGTCATGAATAATTTCAGATTTCCAATATCTAAATTGAAATGTTCAAATATTTCTTCAAAATTTGTGAATTCCCTTATCAGGCTGTTGCTATAGAAATGATAATTAAATGACCTATAAAATATATATTCTAAAGGTATTGGGAAATCAAAAATCCATTCATAGTCGATTAGAGTAAATTCACCATCAATTAAAAACATATTGGCGAAAATTGAATCCAGATAAGATTTTTTGTGGCAATGGAATTTAATGTCTGATTTCACTTTAAAAATCTTTAAAAATTCTTCCGTACAATATGCATTGGATTCAAATGAATTGTAGAACAATGCATCATAATAATCCTCAATCAATTTAAAAAATTTGTCCTTATCATCATCTGCAATAGCATCAAGAAGCAGATATTCGCAGGATTTTTGCTTTAAAAAATCATAATAAAGGGCATTATCATTCATTTCAGCGTTCAAGCATTTAATTTTACCTATAACATATGTGCTTCCCTCAAACATTTTCTTAATGTGGTCATTTGATTTTGTTGAAATAGGGGTTTTGGAAACCTTGCCATCAGACCAAATAGTTGTATATATGTTAAATTCCTCTTTCCTATCTGTGCCTAGTTTGACATAATCAATTTTGTCAGTTGGATAGGTCATATCAGAAGATCGGATTTCAATTAGAAATGAATTAGCGAAATATTGGGATAAATTTTCTTGAGATAATGATAGATTTAATTTCACTTCATCAAAAATGAGGGTTCTTTCACTGGAATAATCGTTAACTCCGGTATATGGAATTTCATTTATAAATCTGTCGGTGTTGATAACTTGAGGAAATTCATGATTTGGATATGGGTAAAAAAACTTATAATTGGAGAAACCTGAAGCATCAATAATATTGCAAATCTCGGTTTTTGCAAATGTCTGAACAAAATCTATATCAGAATATCCATTGATTCCATTGAAATACTGATTTGTATGCTCTTCCTTATATCCTGCAAAGTATTTCAAGCCTAAGCGATTGCTTAAAGCAAGCAGTATGACTCCATCATCCTTTAAAAACTTTTTAAGATAATCTAAATAGTCAACATAAGGATTTTCAGATTGTACAAAGGATTTTGCATATTCAAAAACATTGCATAAGACAATGTAATCAAATTTTTCATCAAGTTCAATATCATTGAAATCGGAAACTATAACCTCAGCATCTTCTGCCCTTTTTGAAATGATCTTGCATTTTGATTCACTCTCTTCAACTGCAACAACACGGCCGAGCTTTTCTGTGAACAATGATGTCAATTGACCATAGCCTGCCCCTATTTCAAGCAGGCTTCCCTCTTTTTTAAATGGATACCAATGAAATAGATTTTGCCTTAATGGGGAAAGGAAATAATGATACTCGTAATGATTGTTCCTTTTCAACACATCAAAGATATCTTCGCCATCGCAAATGATATCATATATCTCATTTTCCAAATCTGCATCTTCATATAGTCTTTGATAATTCATGTTTAAACCCATATCATAATCTAAAAAACTTTTTTTCTAATTTTAGCATTTAATAAAAAATTAATTTAGTTTTAAAAAAAGAATAAATAAATATTTAAAAAAATAAAAAAAGAGAAAGGATTCGATATTTAGTCATTTGCCAAATTATCGAAGTATCCTTGGATGAATACGACTGGAGTTCCCTTGTCTCCAGAACCGCTGGTCAAGTCACATAATGAGCCAATCAGGTCAGTCAATACTCTAGGAGTTGTTCCTTCGGTAATCATTTGTCCGGTCAAGTCAGCGTCCTTTTGTCTGATTTCCTCTTTAATGGCTTCTTTTAATTCATGACCTTTCAAATCAGCGAATTTATTATCGGAAACATATTTCAATTTGATTTCATTTGGATATCCTACCAATCCTTCAGTATGTGCCGGGGAAACTACAGGGTCTGCCAATTCCCAAATCTTTCCGACAGGGTCCTTGAATGCTCCGTCACCGTAAACCATCACTTCTATTTGTTTCCCTGTAAGTTCAATCAATCTTTTTTGAACTTCATGAACAACAGCATCTCCGGTTTTTGGGAACAGTTTCAATTTTTCCTCAGTTGCCTTGTTGGAACCAAGCAATCCGTAATCAGGATTGCAGCCTGAATCGCCAATAGGTTCGGTTAGGATTTCATGCAATCCGAATACATTGGCTCCTTCAGCCTTAAGGAATTTGGTGGTTTTTTCTCTTGTGTGGATATCGCAGGTCAATACATCAGTATTGTAGTCAAGAATTGTTTTCACATCGTTGGAAAAGACGAATTCGACTTCACAGTCTTCGCTTTCAATCAATTCCCTGTAGAAGTCAATCATGTTGATTCCGGTGAATGGGTGTTTCCATGAACCGAAGGTTTCCTTGTATTCATCTTCAGAGATGACGCTTCCTAAATTAAATTCGCTTGCCTCTAGGATCTCTTCGTCTAAAATACCGTTTCCAACTTCATCTGCAGGGAAAGAGGTTAAAAGGGTGATCTTGTCCATTCCTCTTGCAATACCCTTTAAGATGATGGAGAATCTGTTTCTGCTTAAGATAGGATTTGTCACTCCAATGTTCTTGGATGGGAACTTGTTTTGGACGTCTTGTGCAACATCATCCACAGTCACATAGTTTCCTTCTGAAATACCTACGACCGCTTCGGTGATTGCTACAATGTCCTTGTCTCTGAATTCAAATCCTTCGCTTTCCTTTGCTGCCATCAATGAATCAACAACTATGGTAGCCAAATCGTCATTTTCTTTAATAATAGGTGTTCTTATTCCACGTACTACAGTACCAACACATCTCATTTTGATTACTCCTAAATAAACATAAATATTTGTTGGGTCAAAATTCCAACAACCTATTAATTTTATATTCGTTTAATTATATATATGTTAAGATTTTTTGATTTTCATAGAATTATTCTTAATGAATGTGGAGAAATATCATCTATTTTTAAGCTCTTTTTTAAAAAGTATTACTTTTTCCAAAATTATATATATTTTAATAATAATACAATCTATTATGAAAGATATTATTAATCCGAATGTGGAAATTCCTGATGATCAGGTAGCTATGGCATTCTTTAGGAGTGTCCGTTGGGTTAATGGAGTCTATTGTCCTAAATGCAAATCATATAATGTCAACAATAGGGGAAACCAAGGCAGAACCCGCAGATATGTATGCAAGGATTGCGGTGCCAATTTCAATGACTTTTCAGGTACAATCTTCCATAAAAGCAAGATACCTCTCAATGTGATGTTGTATATACTGTTTAATTTGGATAATAAAACAACTACTCAATTGTCTGAAGAGCTGGATTACAGCAGGCAATGCATTTCAAGAATATCCAAATTGTTCCGGGAAAAGCTATTGGACAATCCGGAATATTTTGACATTGAAGAATGATTTTTACTTTTTTATTTCCTGCTTCAATATTTCACTGATTTGCCTATTTCTGATATGACATTTTTTTTCAAATGTTAGTTTATCGGTGCATATTTTCTCGTTTTTGTAACTTTGATGGTACATCCATGTTAGCATATTAGTATATAACAATTGTTAATTTTTTCTTCATTAACCTAAATAATCTATCCCAATTACTTTTATTCAGATTAAATTTGAATAATATTTGAAATAAATGAATTTTAGTTGTATTTACACTATGTAACTCTTTTAAAATAGTTTATTTAATGTAAATTTTCTAAAATTAAAGCTATTTTTTGCACTATTAATCTATCATTCCTTTATTTAATGAAAAACATTATATACTTTGTTTTCCAATTTTAATATAAGTAATAAGTTTTTAAATTATATTTTATTAATCCATAAAAACTAATTGATAAATACTTTTTTAATTTCAAATTAAACCTTTATTTTAATTTATTAGTTTTTTCTAAATTATTAAAAAATAGTTTATAAAAAAACAACTTATTATTTTAAAATTTTTATGTAACTTTAAAATTTCATATGGATTTTAAATTAGTTATGTGAAAGTGTTTTGTTTAATTTTAAAAATTAAAGTGATTTTATGGATAAAAAAATTCTCGCAATTATTGCTGTTATTATTATAGCTCTTGTAGCTGTAGGTGCTTACTTTGCAACCAGTGGCGGCTCCAGTGACAATGTGGTAAGAATCGGTCACTTGCCTTCAGATCACGACACCGCACTTTTCGTTGCACAGGAAAAGAAAATGTTTGAAGATCAAGGTCTTACTGTTGAACTCACTCAATTTAACAACGGTGGAGACTTAATGACTGCTATGGCAAGTGGAGATATCGATATTGGTTATGCAGGTATTACCCCTGTAATGTCTTCCATTTCCCAAGGGGTTCCAGTGAAAGTTGTATCTGGTGCTCAAATTGAAGGAAGTTCAATCGTTGCTGGTGAAAACAGTGGAATCAACACCGTTGCAGACTTAAAAGGCAAAACCGTTGCAACCCCTGGTGAAGCAACCATTCAAAACATGCTTTTGACCTCTGCACTCACCCAAGCAGGTGTATCAACCAAAGATGTTGAATTCACTACCATGAAAGCTGCTCAAATGACTGATGCTTTAAAAGCAGGTCAAGTTGACGCCATGATCATTTGGGAGCCATATGCTTCCATTGCAGTTAAGAACGGTGACGGCAAATTAGTGGAAACCAGTGGAGAAATCATTCCTGGCCACCCATGCTGCTGTGTTGTAGCAAGAGAAGACTTCATCAACAATCATCCTGATGAATTGAAGAAAGTCTTGAAAGCTCATGAAGATGCTACTGAATTCACCAATGCAAACCCTGCAGAAGCAGCCAAATGCTTACCTGAAGATATTGTGCCTGATCAAGAATTGCAAGCAAGTGTAATAAAAGACACTACCTTCATTTCCGGTTTAGACAGCTCTTACAAACAAAATGTAATGGCATTCATGAACCTTGAAGTACAATTAGGTCTTTTAGAAAAACCTTTAACTCAAGACCAAATCTTCGCAGACATATAAATCTATAATTTATTTTAGATTTGATGATAAGTTTTGCTCTTTTGAGTAATTCTTATTTTCTTATTTTTTTTAACTTTTTTTTAAGATTTTTAATCATTTTCAATTTTCTTAAAAGATTTCTTAAAACTTTAAATAGGTTAAAATCTGTTATATTTCATTCTTTTCATTTTTTTCATTTATAATTGAATTTTTTTAAATGCTAAATTATATATATTATAGAGTAATAATTATTAATATATAAATGAATATAATAAAAATTTTATAGATAGTGATTTATGTGGATATTAAGAAAGAATTTTTACCATTTATTTTACCGGCAATACTTCTTATAATCTGGTATCTTCTTACTGATGGATTGCATCTGATTCCCTATTACATCCTGCCAAGTCCATTGAATGTGTTTACTGCAGGATGGAATCTGATAAGCAGTGGAAAATTGTTTATGCATACCTCAAGTACTCTTGTAAAGGTATTTTCAGGCATTATCCTTGCATCAGTGGTTGCAATTCCTTTAGGAATAATTCTTGGATGGTATGAGACTTTAGATAGATTAAGTTCCTTGATCATCAGTATCCTAAGGCCTATCCCTCCAATTTCATGGATCCCATTTTCCATTCTTTGGTTTGGTATAGGATTGTCCTCAGCAGTATTTGTAATATTTATCGGTTGTGTATTCTCCGTGCTTGTCTATACCATTGACGGTGTAAAGAGAACAGACAAGGTTTTGATTGAAGCTGCCCAAACCTTAGGTGCTAACAATTGGGATATCCTAACTAAGATTGTACTTCCTTCCACATTGCCTTATATCGTCTCAGGACTTAAGGTAGGTGTAAGTATTGCATTGATGTGTACAGTCTCTGCTGAGATGATTGCTTCAAGCAGAGGTTTAGGTTATATGATCCTGACTGCAAGTCAATTGTTCCAGCCAGGAACTGTAGTGGTTGGTATGATAGTAATTGGTATAATCGGTATTTTATTTGATTATGGATTTAGAAAGGCACAAGAGAAAATATTCTGGTAATTCGATTATGAATCTATAAGGCATAAAAAAAATATTCTGGTAATTACCAGGTTTAAATATTATTAAAAGGTGTTTATATTGGCAATTGATATAAAAAATGTTTCTAAATCATTTGTTACAAAAGATAAAGATTTCATGGCATTGAAAGATATAAATTTACATGTTGATGATGGAGAGCTAATCTGTCTTTTAGGGCCTTCAGGTTGTGGAAAAACAACCCTTTTGAGAATGGTTGCAGGTTTGGAAACACCTGATGAGGGTGAAATTTACGATAGAGGGGAACTTGTCGAAGGACCTTCAAAAGATAGGGGCTTCATTTTTCAGCAATACTCATTATTCCCTTGGCTGAATGTTTTGGATAATGTTATGTTCGGATTGAATTTGGCAGGTGAAAACAGCAAGGAAGAAAATCTTCAGGCTGCTGAAAGATACTTGGATAGAGTGGGATTGGCGGATTTCAAATACAGTTATCCTCATGAGCTTTCCGGTGGTATGAAGCAAAGGGTGGCAATTATCCGTTCCTTATTGAATCACACTCCGGTATTGCTTATGGATGAGCCATTCTCTGCAGTTGACATGTTGAATAGGCATACATTACAGGAACAATTGATTGGAGTATGGAAAAGATTTGAGACTACAATTCTTTTTGTTACCCACGATGTTGATGAAGCGGTCTATTTGGCAGACAAGATTGTGATTATGGATAAAAGGCCAGGTAGAATAAAAGATGTGGTGGAAGTTCCACTTGAACGTCCTAGACAAAGGGAATCAAGAGAATTCCTGGATTTCCAAGATGAAATTGAAAAGCTATTGGGAATTTGGGAGCCCTAATTTTTTTTCACTGTTTAGACTAATTGGTCTAAATTTATTTTCTATTTTTTTATTTTTTAAAAAGAGTTTCTATTTTTTTATAGTAATTTGGAATTGAAATTAGGATTTAATGTTCCGTATCTTCCATTCCTTACAGATTCATAAATGAATTTTGTGGATCTTTCAATAGCTGTTTTTAGATTATCATCATCAGAGCTGTTCTCATCCTTTTCATTCAATAAAATGAGATTTGCACAGATTGCAGCTGATAGGCTGCATCCGGTTCCATGCAGATTGTCTGTTTTGATTAGATCTTGATGCAGTGTGCTTAATTCATCCTTTTCCTTATTGTAAATGATGTTTGTTCCATTAAGATGTCCGCCGGTAATCATCACATTGCAGTATTCCCCAATCTTATATGCTGCTTCCTTTGCATCATCAACATTTTCTATTTTCATATTGGATAGTTTTTCAGCTTCGGAAACATTCGGAGTTACAAGGACGGTCTTTTCAAGAAGATGTTCTTTCAATGCATCAGCTATTTCTGACTTTCCCAGTGCGTCTCCTGCACTTGCGACCATCACTGGATCAACAACTATGCTTAAATCATATTCTTCGACCTTTTTACTTACAAGCTGGATGATTTCCTTTGAGTATAATAAGCCTGTCTTTGAGTATTTGATAGCATACTCATCAAAAATAGAATCTATCTGCTGTGAGATACTATGAAGTGTAACAGGTTCAACAGAAAAGACCTTTTTAGGATTCTGTGCGGTGAGCGCAGTGACTACTGCACATCCATGAACGCCATGTGCAGCCATGGTTTTGATGTCGGTGCTTATTCCCGCTCCTCCTGATGGATCGAATCCTGCAATTGTAAGTCCTATCATATTATCCCTTGCTTTATCATTGTAAAAAAAAGTTAATTGAAAATTATTTTATTTCTTATTTTTTTAGAAAGTTAATTGAAATTATTTTATTCCTCTGTATCCCGAGTGACCTTAAGTCTTTCATGGCCATGACAGGATTCCACCTTGATTCCAAGGGATTCAAGATACTTTTTGGTTTCTGTTCCATTTCCATGAAGCATGATTTCTCCAAGGTCTTCTGTGGTATTTACATCAAGTGCCATATAGAATGAGTCGTGAACTAAAGGAGCCAGCTTTTTCCTTTCAGCCTCTTCAATATGCTTCTTGAAGCTGAATCCTCCGAATTTCATGTCAATGGCCAATGGTTTGATGATCAATGTATTGGTTCCACCGCCTTTTGACGGAACGATTATGAAATCAAGATGCTTTGCCTGGTCAATGAGAAGCTTGATATTGGTTTTTCCAATCAATGGAATGTCGGATGGCAAGATAATGACTTTTCTGGTTTTCTTTCTAGACCATTTCATTGCCTGTTTCAATGCTTTGTTCAACGGAATTTCATCACCGGATTTTGAAGTTTTAGAGGGTTTATGGTCCTCTTCAACAAGTGTGGTAAGTTCCAATTCCTCTGCAAAGGCCAAAACCTCCGGATCTTTGCTTATTATTACAATCTTATCTACAATAGGCTTTAATGTGATTGCAATGTCTTTGAGCATAGCCTTTAAAAGATTTTTTCTCTCCTCAGGTGATAAGAAAGGAGATAATCTTGTTTTAGCATTTGCAAATTGATTTACAGGAATTATTGCATAAATCTTTTCCATTTCCATTCCTCTTGATTTTCTAGTGAATTTTGTTTTAAATTAAATTATCATTAGTATGTTTTTGCCATAAGAGCGAGATGTTTTGCTGGCTTCCCGCAATGTGGACATACCTTATCGGTTTCAATGTTCTCTTCGTTAATTCCGAGAATGTCCACATCAGTTTCCTCTTCAATGGATTTTCCGCATTCCTCATCTCCACACCAATAGAACTTGACGACCTTTCCTTCATCAACTATTTCGGATACATTCTCAAGGCTTTCTAAAGTGACTATCTTCTCTTCCTGTTTAGCCCAGGAATTGGATTTCAGGCTTTCTTCAACTTCAATCAAAAGATCTTCCACTTTTCCAGCAACATCATCATCTAAGCTGATTTCAATCTTCTCGCCAGTGTCCCTTCTTCCGATGATTGCCACATTGTTGTTCAAGTCCCTTGGACCTAATTCGAATCTGAGAGGAGTTCCTTTCAATTCCCAATCAAAGAATTTCTTTCCAGGTCTGATGTCCCTTGTATCCATTTGGACTCTAATGCCTTTGGCTTCCAATGATTCCTTGATTTCATTACATTTAGCCATCACTTCCTCTCCACCATCCTTGAAAATGATTGGAATGATTGTAATCTGTTTTGGGGAAATCTCCGGAGGCAATTGAAGACCTTTTTCATCTCCATGGGCTGCAATGGCTGCAGCAATTACCCTATCAGATATTCCATAGCATGTCTGATAGGCATATTCATGATTTCCTTCCTTGTTCTCAAAGGTGATTTCAAAGGTCTTTGCAAAGGTCTGGCCTAAATTGTGAACGGTACCGATCTGCAATGTCTTTCCATCAGGCATGATGGTGTCAAAGGCCATTGTGTACTCTGCACCAGGGAACTTGTCCCAAACAGGCCTTTTGCTGATTAGGTAAGCGATTCCAAGCCCATCGAAGAATTTCTTATAGATTTCGATTCCTGTTTCAACTTGCTCTTCAGCTTCCTCAGCGCTTGAATGCACGGTATGTGCTTCAGCAAAGGTTGTGATTTCCCTTACCCTTATGAGTGGCCTTGTATGTTTTGTCTCATATCTGAAGGTGTTCACCACTTGGTATTGCTTTATCGGCAAGTCAATATGTGATCTCACATATAATGAAAACATAGGATACATTGCGGTTTCACTTGTAGGTCTGATTGCCAATTTCTCATTCAATTCTGTCTGACCGCCATGGGTTACCCAGTATACCTCGTCTTCAAATCCCTTTACATGAATTCCTTCTTTTGCAAGTTCTCCTTCTGGAATAAGCAATGGATATAAGGTTTCATCATGCTCTTCATCCATCAAATCCCTAAAGATGTTTAAGGTTGCTCTTCTGATTTGAAATCCGTAAGGAAGCCATACAGCCATTCCCTTAATAGGATATCTTGAATCGGTTATTTCCGCCTTTTCTAAAATCTCATGGAACCATTCACTAAAATTTTCCACATTATCACCTAATTTGAATAAAAATATAAGTTTAAGTTAAAATAACTAATGATGGATTCAGCCATCTTATCAGTTATCATATTAGTTTAATAATATTTATAATATGTTTTTAATTTATTATATAGTTTATAGTTTAAAAATCTTAGTTTTAGGATTTGAAATTCTTATTCTTAATTTCATTTGAAAAAGATAAATCAAAACTTATTTAATTTATAGAAAACATATATTAAATTAATATTAATTAACATGCTATAAATTTTTAAGAATAATATAGATTCAAAGATTAAGAAAATTAATTTTTAAGGAGATAATATGGATTCTAAAACAATTCAAATGCCAAGAGAAGTGCATATTGGGCCTAATGTTCTTGATGAAATAGGGGAAATATGCAAGAATTTACGTTTATTTGATGAGGCTCTTGTCGTTTCTGGTTTTCATACATATGATGTGGCTGGAAAGCAGACAGTTGAGGCTTTGGAAAGATCAGACTTTGGAGTTGAAGTCGTTAAAGTCAAGGATGCTTCAATGGAGTCTGTTGAGTTGGTTCAGGAAAGAATAGCCAATGCTTCTGTAGTATTGGGTGTTGGAGGAGGTAAGATCATTGATGTTGCAAAGCTTGCTTCCACAAATGCACATAATTACTTCATTTCCGTTCCGACAACTGCCTCTCACGATGGTATCGCATCACCTATGGCATCAATAAAGAATGACAAAGGCTCCGTATCAAAGAATGCAAATTCTCCAATGGCTGTTGTTGCAGATACGGGCATCATCAACACTTCTCCTTTTAGATTAATCGCTTCCGGATGTGCGGATATAGTTTCAAACTATACTGCAATCAAGGATTGGAAATTGGCTTATAGATTAAGGAATGAGCCATATAGTGAGTCAGCAGCTGCATTGTCTGAAATGACTGCAAAGCTTATCATCAAGTCTTCCGACAGCATTAAGGAAGGTCTTGAGGAAAGTGCAAGAATTGTAGTGAAGTCATTGTTCAGCAGTGGTATGGCAATAAGCATTGCAGGTTCATCAAGGCCTGCAAGCGGATCCGAACACCTGTTCAGCCATGCATTGGATAGAGTGGCTAAAAAGCCTGCATTGCACGGTGAGCAATGTGGTGTGGGAACAATCATGATGATGCATTTGCATGGCGGCAACTGGAGATCCATCCAGAATATTCTAAAGACTATCGGCGCTCCAACAACTGCAGCGGAACTGGGAATTGATGATGATGAGATCATTGATGCATTGACAATGGCACATAC
This region includes:
- the thiD gene encoding bifunctional hydroxymethylpyrimidine kinase/phosphomethylpyrimidine kinase, whose translation is MIGLTIAGFDPSGGAGISTDIKTMAAHGVHGCAVVTALTAQNPKKVFSVEPVTLHSISQQIDSIFDEYAIKYSKTGLLYSKEIIQLVSKKVEEYDLSIVVDPVMVASAGDALGKSEIADALKEHLLEKTVLVTPNVSEAEKLSNMKIENVDDAKEAAYKIGEYCNVMITGGHLNGTNIIYNKEKDELSTLHQDLIKTDNLHGTGCSLSAAICANLILLNEKDENSSDDDNLKTAIERSTKFIYESVRNGRYGTLNPNFNSKLL
- the cofC gene encoding 2-phospho-L-lactate guanylyltransferase; translated protein: MEKIYAIIPVNQFANAKTRLSPFLSPEERKNLLKAMLKDIAITLKPIVDKIVIISKDPEVLAFAEELELTTLVEEDHKPSKTSKSGDEIPLNKALKQAMKWSRKKTRKVIILPSDIPLIGKTNIKLLIDQAKHLDFIIVPSKGGGTNTLIIKPLAIDMKFGGFSFKKHIEEAERKKLAPLVHDSFYMALDVNTTEDLGEIMLHGNGTETKKYLESLGIKVESCHGHERLKVTRDTEE
- the proS gene encoding proline--tRNA ligase — translated: MENFSEWFHEILEKAEITDSRYPIKGMAVWLPYGFQIRRATLNIFRDLMDEEHDETLYPLLIPEGELAKEGIHVKGFEDEVYWVTHGGQTELNEKLAIRPTSETAMYPMFSLYVRSHIDLPIKQYQVVNTFRYETKHTRPLIRVREITTFAEAHTVHSSAEEAEEQVETGIEIYKKFFDGLGIAYLISKRPVWDKFPGAEYTMAFDTIMPDGKTLQIGTVHNLGQTFAKTFEITFENKEGNHEYAYQTCYGISDRVIAAAIAAHGDEKGLQLPPEISPKQITIIPIIFKDGGEEVMAKCNEIKESLEAKGIRVQMDTRDIRPGKKFFDWELKGTPLRFELGPRDLNNNVAIIGRRDTGEKIEISLDDDVAGKVEDLLIEVEESLKSNSWAKQEEKIVTLESLENVSEIVDEGKVVKFYWCGDEECGKSIEEETDVDILGINEENIETDKVCPHCGKPAKHLALMAKTY
- a CDS encoding NAD(P)-dependent glycerol-1-phosphate dehydrogenase, whose protein sequence is MDSKTIQMPREVHIGPNVLDEIGEICKNLRLFDEALVVSGFHTYDVAGKQTVEALERSDFGVEVVKVKDASMESVELVQERIANASVVLGVGGGKIIDVAKLASTNAHNYFISVPTTASHDGIASPMASIKNDKGSVSKNANSPMAVVADTGIINTSPFRLIASGCADIVSNYTAIKDWKLAYRLRNEPYSESAAALSEMTAKLIIKSSDSIKEGLEESARIVVKSLFSSGMAISIAGSSRPASGSEHLFSHALDRVAKKPALHGEQCGVGTIMMMHLHGGNWRSIQNILKTIGAPTTAAELGIDDDEIIDALTMAHTIRPDRYTILGDNGLTREAAVKLAKKTEVI